The DNA region CGCAGTTCACTGGATGGTGAAGCGATGACGCCAATGATTGACGTTGTCTTTTTGCTTCTGGTGTTCTTCGTCTGCGCATCGATCGGTCAACGACCGGACCAGCTGTTACCGGCGGCCCTGAACTCCGGCACGACAGAATCTGACACAGAAATACCAGATACTGTCGAACCAACACCGTGGGATCACCAGCAGGTACGCATTCATCTTGCTATCGATCCGGCTCGCGCAACTTCTGCCGTGGTACGGTTAAACGAACAGCCCATTGAAGGCATGAACGAACTAAGCGAGCGGCTTCGGCGATTGGCACAGATCGATCCGAAATCGCCTGTTATCCTGGATGTCGACGATGATGTTCAGATTCAGAACTTCATCAGCATCTATGACCTCTGCCAGTCGCTGGATTTTGAAACCATTAACTTTGCGACGCGCATCAAGGTCGACTGAAAACGAAACCCATCTATCATCGAGGGCTTGATGCCCCTGAAACACGCCGCGGTGATGCGTGCCGTTGCCTGCAGTCTGGTTCCTCAGCGGACGGACTGCATCCCAGGAGACTGCCACCCAACGCAGCCCTCAACCAGTCACATTGTCCTGCGGTAGTTGAATGGCATCTGCAATTGCCCGCAGCTCATCCAGGATTTCGGGTATCGGTTCCGGGTTCTCTTTTTCAGCAGCAATCTGCAGAAGCCTGGAGGGTTCGGTAAATGCGGGGAATCCAACGGTTCCTCCGGTACCCTTCAGACGGTGCGCCTGTTCTCGCAGTGTGCTGTAATCCCGATCGTCCCAGGCGGCCTGCATGGCAGGAAGTGTGGTTTCCAGGCTGACAACGAACTGTTCAATAATCTCACGAAACTCGGGAACATCCCAGGGCAATTGCGAAATCAGAGGTGTCCGTTCGACGACCCTGGCTTTTGGCTTCTGTTGCCCTGCACTGCCCTCTGAGCTGCAGCCTGTGTCAGCAGAACTGTCTCCATTGCCGAGACTTGTTCTTTGAACAGACTTTGCGGTGATGGCCCTGATGACAGACTCAATCGGATCATGTTCTGCCGACTCTGCAGCAGGCTCCGGCGGAGCTTCTGCGGTAGGCAACCACTGGGCGATCGTTTCCAGCAGCTTCTCGATGTTGATGGGTTTCGTCAGAAATCCGGAACATCCCGCATCAATACATCGTTGCCGATCCTGCTCCATCACGTTCGCCGTGAATGAAATGATCGGGATGGTGAGTCCAGCGCGGCGAAGCGTTTCCATTGCGGTAAAGCCATCCATGACGGGCATCTGCACGTCCATCAGGATCAGGTCGTATTGCTCCTTTGTGGCCTTCTCGACAGCGATCGCCCCGTTTTCTGCTTCATCAACGATCAGTCCGGCTTTGCTGAGCACAACTTTGACAAGCTGCCGATTGCTTGCGCCGTCGTCAGTCACAAGAACGCGCGCCGGCTTGAACCAGGTCGTCAGCCCGGTCTGACGGGACAGTGCCTGAGAACGATAGTGCTCCTGCAGCGTGCGAAGATCAGCCCGTTCGACACCGGTGAGATCACCTGGCTGAATGCTGAATGAAAACGTACTGCCCCGACCGTATTCGCTGGTGACATGGATCGTTCCGCCGAGCGCTTCAGTAAGTCGTTTGCTGATGGCAAGACCCAGACCCGTACCACCGAATCGGCGCGTCACTGAATTGTCCGCCTGCATGAACTCCTGAAACAGTCGACTGATTTGTTCCTGCGTGATGCCGATTCCGGTATCGGAAACAGCGAACTGCAGCAGTGCCGCTGGACCCGAGTCAACAAGTTCGGCGACCACTCTGACCTCACCCTCGCTCGTAAACTTGATCGCATTGCTGACGAGGTTCATCAGAATCTGGCGAAGTCGGGTCGCATCCGTCCGAATTGTTCGTGGGATTTCCCCGTTCAGTTCCAGGACAAGTTTGATTCCCTGTTCTTCCGCTTTGCCGCTCAGAACAGAAATAACTTCCTGCATGAGCTGGAAGGGATTGCAGGGCCGGATTTCCAGTTCCAGCCGACCAGCTTCGATTTTGGAAAAGTCGAGAATGTCATTGATCAGTTCAACCAGATGCGTGCCACTGGCATGAATGGTATTCAGATAATTCAGACGGGCTTCTTCTGAATCTGACAGACCCATTCGGAGGATTTCGGCAAATCCAACAATCGCATTCATTGGGTTACGAATTTCGTGGCTCATGTTGGCAAGAAAGTCGCTCTTTGCCTTGTTCGCCGCGTCGGCTTCGTCCTTCGCAATCTGCAGATCACGCTTGTTTTGTTCGAGCTGTGTGACATCGTCGAGCGAGACCATGACACCCCGCAGAGTGCTGTCGTCGCCCAGAAGAGGCGAACAGTTGATCTTCAGCGTGTGAGTCTGATTCCCTTTTTTCAACTCCGTGATCACGCCTGAAACAGGCTGTCGCGTCGAAAGACTATGTTGCCACGGATACTGCCTGCTGCCTTCGGGTACAGAAAGCCCAAGCTCGCCGGCCTTACGTCCGATCAACGCTTCAGCGGACAGTCCAACCGCTTCGGCAAGGGCAGAATTTGCGAGCAGGATGCGGTCATCCCTGCCAACAATCATGAGACCTTCTGTCAGAATATCCAGGGCCTCGCGAACACGGCGCGGTACCGCACGTGACGGATCCAGATTCTTCAGCACCGTCTTCAGATAAATCCGGAATCCAATGAAACCCATGATACCGGCGAAGATCAGTAATTGAATGAGCGAACTTTCCAGTACAGAAGCAACGCCGCTACCTGCAACAGGAGCAAAGACGAATTCGACCGCTGCCCGACGTCCACCGCGATCAGCCACCGTCACTTGCAGAAACTGCTCCGTATTTTCTGTCTGCCCGTCAGGCCACCGTTCTTTGTGGTCTTCGGACGCTGCCAGCACAGCACCATCCGAACGTCGAATCCCAAGCGAAAGAAGACCCGGACTGGTCGTCGAGACGACATTCACATATTGCTGCAACTGCCTGGTGTCGTCGCCTGACAACAGCATTGAAGACGACAGCGAAACGGCTTCCGCGAGCCTGGTTCGCTCGCGTATCATTTGCGCATAGCGATCCGGAAGAAGGCCAAGCATATTAGCCCCAAGCAGAATGCCAAGCATCGAGCAAACCAGGCCAATCGTGATTCTGGACGCGGCAGATAGTCGTCTCATAACTGTGACTCCGTTACATCATTCCGTTTACTTTGCTCGCTGATCAGTGCCTCCTGATCTCTGATGATGGACTGCAGCGAGTCGTTATCGTCTTCTGTTTCGCTGTTTTCAAAGACCATCAGTGGGTCAATCAGCCTCCAGGTAGGCATCTGAGCCAGCAGGCCCGTCAGCACCATGCCACCGCGCAGAGCCCAGATGACGTAGCCGACAGACAGCCCCGAGGCGACTACCTGGACTGTGCCCGAAATTGCCCCCACAAATGCCGAATCGCTGCTAAGATCCTGCTCCAGCTGCTGTGAAACAGACGTCGAATGTGTCGTCAGCTTCATCAGGTTGAAGAAGTCGACGTGAACACCATCCTCAACGCGATTGAATTCGACGCTGTCCGTCCAGTCTGATCGAATGTCGCGGACAGAAATCGTGGATTCCAGCCCGCGCAGAGATCCCGCATCGACCACACTGTCAAGATTGGCGATAATCTCGGCCGTGCTCGATAAATCAAATTCAATGTCTTCCGCCTGTCGAACAAGAATCGCAAATGCTGGCAGTGCCGCATCGTCATCGTCAGATGAGTTGCCCCGGCCATTGCCCAATTGTTGAATCTGTGTACCGGATGGAGTCTGCGCCAGGCCGGTGTTCGATGACGTTCCGGATGTGGCCGAAGCGGAATCCGAAACCGGTGAATTGACTGTTTCTGCCCCAGGAGTGGAATTGGTCGACAGGGACTCGGATAAAGATGAACCGGAATTAGACGGAATCAGAAGTGGCGATGCCCGAACCCAGAATCTCAATTGTGCGACGTCGCTGTCGAGTGTTCCATCCGTCGAAACAAACAGTACCTGATCAATACCGACAAAGTCCGACGCTGAGACATAAATCAGTGTCCCATCCGGCGCGATGGACAGACTGCCGTGTTCCGGGCCCTGCAAAATCTGCAAAGAAACCAACTGACCGTCCACATCCACGGCCGCATGTAATGCTGGAACCGGCGACACGAACACGCTCACTCCCGACCACACATTGCGAACAACGCTTCGCGCAATCGGCGCGTCGTCGATCGGTGTCACATGAATCGTGAACTGACTGCTGGCCACAGCCCCGGAAGGATCCATGGCTGTCACCCGTACCACAGCATCGCCATTGGCATTGTCACTGGTGAACCAGCCAACTTCTCCGGTCGCAGAGTCAATCGACACGCTTCGAATGGCATTGTCCGGGTTACTAACAACCTGCACCGCGTACTGAAGCGTATCTTCTCTGTCCGGGTCGGAGAAAGCTCCTGACGTCTGCGTAGTCTGCCGTCCGGAATCCTCGTCGACAGTCACGTTACTAATCGGCGTGGCAATGGGCTGATGATTGATGTTGGAAATACTTACCATGACGCTGATACGAGCATCCGGTGATCCGGCAATCGAGCTGTCATCAACGTTTCCAGTCACAAGCAACTGTGACGTGAGATTGAAGCTGGGGACAATTCCAGCATTCAGGTAAAGCACGTGACTCGAATCGATAGAAAACAGGGCCGAGTCAGTGCCTGTCAGTGAGACAACATTTGTTCCGGTACCGTCGTCATTAACGATGAACTGACCAATGCGAAGTGGGGCGGCAAGAAGAGTCCCTTCGTCAATGGAAGAAACGTCCTGCAAGAAAGACAGAGCTGGCGGTTGGTTGATATTCAGCGTCACCACCGCGGGTGCACTGATAGCAACTCCATCAATGATGCGATAGCGAAATGAATCAACACCGTTGTAACCAGCTGCCACCTGATAAGAGAACGTTCCGTCAGCGTTCAGCTGAAATGAGCTGGCGTGAGAAGGCCCGTCGATGAGCTGAACCGATGCTGAGCCAGACACACCCGAATCATTAGCCGTCACTCCCAATGCTGGATCTGTCAAACTCAATCCCGTGGTGGCATCCACAACCCAGGTATCGTTTGCCGGCACTGCTGTGGCCAGCACTTCGACAGAGATTGTTGCGGCCGACGCAGTATGAGTTCCGTCTTCGTCGACGGGTGTCACAGTAACGAGGAAGTTGCCCGGGATGCTAAACGTATGCAGCAGGCCGCCTGACGTGGCGGAAGCGTTGGTAGTTTGACCATCACCCCAGTCAATCAACCATTGAGAAACAGTATCAGACCCCGGATCAACAGAGGCGACGTGCAGGGTCCATGGAGATCCGGTTGCCGCTTGTGCGCTGGCCGTGAGAGTTAATGACGGTTCCGTATTGTTGACTTGCAACACAAGGTCATCAACCGCCGAAGACCCGGACGGATCTGTCACCCTCAATGTTATCAGGTAAGTCCCGTCATCGTTGATACCCAGAGCAGACAACTGAGCCCAGCTGAGCGTCGGATTAACGCCGATGGCGTCCGTAAAGATGCCATCGGCGTTGAGATCCCAACTGTAAACCAGGGCGTCGCCGTCGACATCACTGGAGGCCACTCCGCTGAGAGAAACAGACTGTCCTTCAGAAATCGTCTGATCCGGGCCGGCCACCGCAGTGGGAGCTTCGTTCGCGTTGCTGACATTGACCGTGATGGATTGCTGCAGGGACGTATTCACCCCGTCGCTTACGGTAATCACAAGGGTGTAGGCAGGCGTTGTCTCAAAATCCAGAGCCGTTGAATTGTTGACCGTGATTGCACCGGTCGATGAATTCATGTCAAAGACGGCACTCGTGTTGCCAGAAACGATCTGCCAGTTTGTGTATGTTGTCGGGCCATCCGCATCGCTTGCCGTGACAATGCCCACAAGAGTCCCTGAGCCGGCGGCTTCGTTGACATTGAACGTTGCAGCAGAAATCACTGGGGCATTGTCGTTCGCGTTCAGGAGACTGACTGTTACGTCTTGTGCTGCAGAAGTGTTTGTGCCGTCGGAAACCGTAATTAACAGGGAAAAACTGGCATTGGTTTCGTAGTCGAAGGCGGCAGGATCATTTACGGAAATCTCGCCAGTAGAGGCATCTATTGCGAACGCATTTCCACTATTTCCTCCGGTGATGGCCCATGCCATGAGTGTAGAGCTATCCGGATCAGAAGCCGTGACAAATCCCACACTGGCTCCTGCAGAAGTGACTTCGCTGACAGAAAAATTCTGTCCGGAATCTATGACCGGCGCGACATCGTTGACGTCGGTGACGTTGACCGTAACGCTTTGTGCTGCGGAGGTGTTTGTGCCATCCGATACTGTAATCAGCAGAGAAAAGCTGGTGGTCACTTCATAGTCCAGCCTTGAGGGATCAGCGACCTCAAGCTTACCTGTCGAGGCATTCAGCGCGAAGATTCCATCAGGATCTCCCCCCGTTATCATCCAGTTACTAAACGTTGCCGTCCCATCGGCATCCGTTGCCGAGACAAAGCCGATCGTTTGCCCGACGATGGCCGATTCGGAAATCGTGAAGGTCTGACCAGGAGTAACGACCGGAAGATTGTCGTTTGCATTCGTCACATTGACGATAACTGACTGACTGGCCGACGTATTTATGCCATCGCTGACCGTAAGTGTCAGTAAGTAGCTTGTCGTTGCTTCAAAATCCAAATTCGTCCGATCAGCAATTGTGATCTGCCCCGTCGAACTGTTGACTGTAAACACTCCGTCCGAATTTCCACCAACGATCGTCCAGTTACTGAATGTGGTTGACGCATCTGAGTCTGTGGCTGTAACCGTTCCAACAATCGCCCCATTGCTCGCCGACTCGCTGATCGCGAACAACTGACCCGGTGTGATAACCGGCGCGTTGTCGTTCGTGTCGTCGACCGTAATAGTGAAGTTCCGCGAGATCTGCAGACCTCCGGGATCCGTCGATGTAATGCTGAGCAGGACAGACGGTTCTGTTTCAAAGTCCAGTCCCTGGCCGGCTTTGAGTTTCAACTGACCTCCGACCACCTCAAAGCGAGTATCGTCGACCGAGTATGTATGTGAATCTGAGGGATCGGGGTCGGTTGTCGACAGTGTGCCCACAATCGCACCAGCGGTGCCTTCGACGACTGTCGAATTTGAAAGGGAAATGTCCGTTGGCGCGTCATTAATACCATTGATGGTGATGTTGACGGTCGTGATCGCTGAAGTTGCCCCACCTGCGTCAGTCACGTAATACGTAAACGAATCCGAAGTTGTCGCGCTTCCGTCGTGCTGGTAAAGAAAGGATCCGTTCGCCAGCCACTGAAAATTCGCTGCGTGGGCGGGGCCATTCACGACAGTTACTGTCATGTTTTCCCCATCCGCATCACTGTCATTCTGCATCAGTCCACCGGGACCACTCAACTCTTCGGCCGAAACAACCAGCGCACCTGTCACCGTCCGATAGTCGGCAAGGATTTGCTCGGCAGTTGCCCCCTGCCTGCTGATTCGAAGTTCGTCGACAACTCCGCTATAGGTTGCGGTCTGATTAAATCGGTCACCGACGTACAAATCCAGGCCGGCATCTGACGTTGGCGTACCTGAAGGAGTTCGGATGGCAGTCAGCGTTTGTTGAACACCATTGATATAGATATCTGGTGTGTTCGAGGCATTCGTGTTGTCATAGACAACGGCTACTTGTTGCCACTGGCCCAGTTGAATGGAATTCGTCGCTGTTCTCCACTCCCCGGCACCACCAGAGAAGCCATAGCTGAATCGCAGACTTCCGTTGGTCTGGTCGAGTTTCAGATTCCATCCACTACCATTCGGGTTCAGTAACGACGTCGCCTTGTCAAGAATCCGACCTTCTCCGGCATCTCCCCAGGTCGCTGGGTTGATCCAGGCAGAAACAGTACCGCCCCCCGAAAAGATGTTCTGCAGGGAAGCGTCATCGGAGATGACGCCGATACTGCTTGACCCGTTGAATCCCGCTGCATCCGCAACTATACCGGGAGCGATATAAATCGAAGAGTGCGCGAGGTTGTTCCCGTTTGCCGTTGAGTCTGATGGCAGGATCTGAAGATGGTGGATGGCTTTGTCTTCACTTCCCCAGACCCCCGTTGCATTCTGGCCATCTGGTGCATCAGGGTTGTCGTAGTACATCCAGATAAAGTCGCCAGGATTGGCCGGGTCAATCGTCGGAACGTTCACCCAAACATAGGAGTAACCCGATTCGTCCCACTTATCGATTTCATGGTTCAAGAGATTCCCAGCCGAATCGTAGAACCGCAGATCTTCTCCGGCAGACTGGGTCTTTGAGTAATCAATACCGATCGCATCCGCCGCTGACGCGTGCAGTTTTACAAGCACTGGCTGGCTGGTGAGCGAGCTGGTCAGGAACGAGTCGCTGAACGCAAGGCGTTGCCTGTAGTTCCAGTTGACGTTGTGCCAGTCGCCGATGGCCAATATCGTCAGGGACGAGCCTTCATCAACGGTATAGCTGTCGTCCACTGCGACCGGTGCATTCTCCCCCGCGTCGGTCAGATGAATTGTGATCGTCTCAGGACTGGAAGTGTTGGTTCCGTCACTGACTGCGATCTGCAGCTGATAGACTGACAGAGTTTCATAGTCCAGGGCAGTTGCAGTCGTGAGTTCCCCGGTGGCAGAATTGATGACAAACGCGCCGCCTGTGTTACCGCTCAGAATGGTCCAGCTGCTGAACGTCGTTGCAGTATCCGGATCCGATGCAGTAGGAATCCCAACAACAGTCCCCGGCGCAACAGACTCGGAAACCGTAAATACCTGACCGGGGGCAATGACCGGTGGATTGTCATTTGCATCCAGTACAGTGACATTCAGATCCTGCGTTGCGATGCCACCGTCCCCATCTGATGCCTGCACCTGCACATCGTAGACATTGTCCAAGCCGTTGTCCGTCGGCCCTTCAAAGTCCGGAGCGAGATTGAATGACAATCCTCCGGTAACGGAATCGATCGAGAACAGCGCAGCATCTGCACCGCCGGAGATCGAATACGAAATCGTATCGTTAACGTCGGTGGCAGAGATTGTTGTGACCGTGGTCGAACCTTCCGTAACGGAGAGTGAGCCGGTCGAAGTCATTAACGGAACGACATTGTTGATTGACATTGAACGCTGCACGACAGCCGAATAGCTGGTGCCATCGTACACTCGCAAAGCGACCTGGTAAGTTCCATCGTTCGTCACACCGAGAGTGTTCAACGCAGTCCAGTCGATGGTGGACGTAGAACCCGTCGCGTCCGCATTGAATGTCCCGTTGTAATTGATGTCCCATTCATAAGTGAGCGGGCTTCCGTCCGGATCGCTGGAACCTGTTCCATCCAGCAAAACGGACTGGCCTTCATTGATGGCGGAAACAGGAGCGATCACAGCGGTCGGGTCCTGATTGACCACCGACACGGTAATCGTTGCACTTGAGGTCGCACGAGTGGCTATCGCATCAGAATTCAGAGAGACCACTTCCGTTGGCGTCAATGATCGATTGAATATGGCGACTGAATCCAGGCCTCCACCGAAGAATCTTGCCGCTTCAAGATCTTCGCGGGCACCGAGGAACAGCGATCCGGTCGGATCGAATGCATCACCGCCAGCGGAGGCGTTAGCTGCTCGGAGAGTACCGTCAAGAAAGACCCATGCCCCCTGAATGGCGTCGACCGTCAGAGCATACGTGTGCCATTGACCGTCGCCGATGACCGCACTGGCATCAAAGTTTAAGGCATTGAGCTCATAGGGGTCGTCCGAATCGCCGAACACCGTTTTCATGATGCCGGCAAAACCGGGGCGACCCGATTCGCCGACCATCACATTCAGACTGTTGGAGAAATCCGCATCGCCGTGGCTGTACAGGTAGAGGTAATCACCACCGTCGTTGTTATCAATCCGGAATTTGAATGAAACAGTAAACTCATCGCTGTAGGTGATGTCCGGAATCTCAACGAAGTCGTCAATTTCATCGAACAGCAATCCACTCCCGAATGCACCGTTAATCGATTGAACCCCGCCATTGATGACGCCGTCTGCCGACCCGACGGCATCAAGAGCTCCTCCGTCCAGATTCCAGAAATGGGTGAGACCGTCTCTCTTGTCGGTAACAACGTAATCGAACGTATCCGTTCCGCTGAACGCTGTGTCCGGAGAATACTGTAAGGTGCCATCCGAATTGCTGAGGACTGTCCCATTGGCCGGAGCGCTGAAATCCAGAATCGTCAGCCCGGCGTTCCAGGGATCGATATCATTTGCCAGAGCCGTGATGGTCACGGGCGCGCTCATGGTTGTGGAAACAGAATCCGGGTTCGCTGTCGGAACTTCAGATTGAATTGTCAGCAGCGTCGAGGCGTAACTGACATCAACCCCGTTATCCACCTTCAGGCGGATCACATGGGAACCAGCGGTACCGACGCCCAGTGATTGCAGAGTCGCCCATGAAACCACTGGATTCACACCGGAAAGTTCACCAGACTCACCATAGACACCATCATCGTCCAGATCCCAGGAATAGATGAGCGAGCCGCCATGGGGATCAGAGGAACCACTCGCATCCAGCGACAACGACTGTCCTTCGTCGATCGTGTATGGTCCACCGGCGTTTGCGACTGGAACGGCATTTGGCACTGCGTAAAGGATTTCCAGCTCTGGTGGGGTTGTTCCTTCGCTACTGTCATACGTGACCGTGTTACCCCCGTTATTTGTGCTGCCAATAATGACACCGTTATTGACTGAAGATCCGTTATACCACGCCTGAACAAGTGAGGTTATGTCCCACGAATGCAGCCCGGTCGTTCCAGCGCCAAGCGTCGAGACAGGAGTTGGATTGAAGCTTCCACCCGCCGTTCCCCAACCGACCCCTGGCTGGCGGTCATCCCAGTTCGCTGCGTCCGTCGCACCAATACCGTTGCCTTCAGACCAGGCCTGAGTTAGTTCATATACGTCGACATTGAATGTACCCGTGATCGACGTTGCATTGAGCTTTAACGTGGCCCCCGTGATTGTCGCACCTGTTGGAATGCCACTGAGATCAAATTGTAAGAGGGACCTCGTATCGCCAATGCTGCCGCCCGAATGATCGACCATCAGACTGGTCGAAGCTCCATAATTGGCTGCCGGATTCGAATTGTCGATGTAGGTGTCGCCGACAGGCGTCAACGTCGCAGATTGTTGTAGCGGAGCGGCGGAAAACTGACTGGCGAAAATGCCATTCGCATCGCTGACCCCCGTACCACTCCAGACCGCTACGAAACTGCTCAGACCCTGCATGCCGACAGATGCCCCTGTCTGAATTCCGATTTCTGATGCGGTATTCAGCAGGAAGGCGTCACCAACTGCACTGTGATTCGAGTCGTACTGGCGGGCATAAATGCCGCTGCTGTCGGCATCGTCACCCTGCCAGACAATCACGATGTTTCCCGAAGCGTCCTTGCTGATCGAAGGCTCTGTATCGTTGGCAGAACCGTCACCTACTTTGATTGCCAATCCATAGGCTGATCCATCTGCGTGGTAACGCTTGCTCCAGATTCCGTTGAAGCCGGAGATTTCAGAACGATAGGCGAGACTAACCTCGCCACTATCGTGAAGGGCAACCACAGGATACTGTTCAAGGGCTCCAAGCAGGTTCAGCGGATTTACGTTCAAATCACTGCCATGAACCGTTCCATCGGAAAAAAATCGCTGCAGATAGGGCCTGTTGCCCTTCTGCCACGCAACAACGAAATCACCGTTGCTGTTGATGTCGACCGATGGATTGATGCGATTGGTGCCGGAATCGACGGCAATGGATGCTGACGGCAGCTGGCTGATACCCGCGGCGGCCTGCATACTGAATTGTTTAACAAAGACGGTGCTGCTTCCACCATTTGTCTCCTGATAGGCAACGACGATATCGCCCTGCGAATTTACCGCAATGGACGAATTTGACTGATCACTGGTCGTTGCTCCTGAATTCACCAGCACATCAACCGTATCGATGGCAGTCCCATCACTGTTGAAACGTCTCAGGTAGACTCCGCTGCCACTTCCGTCCTGATTATTGCTTGTCCATGTGACGACAAAACGCCCCGTGCCGTCGACGGCCGCTGATGCCCACTGTTGCTCGTCGGCTGTCATCACGTTGACCCGGATTTTCGCTCCCGTCTTCAACCCCGTGGCATCGAAACGCTGGGCAAACACATCCGACAAATTGCCGGACGGTTTCACCTC from Planctomycetaceae bacterium includes:
- a CDS encoding DUF2341 domain-containing protein, producing the protein MSVTPLAVVADVASIESTGNSQSVDVETAFGFSGDDFSVSNHTAVQDDGLASAADEQINGGEFHREPGENLPLDSIPDDSIPHDSIPRGPELIVIDYRVQDADGILANLLNTDREFRLLRLESHSDGLRQITEKLQTLGDVSAIHLLTHGTDAEISLGATVLNSRSLSQHTAELLAWQHSLTSGADLLLYGCDVAESPEGRDFIDQLRLLTGADIAASTDDTGQQSLGGDWHLEYQQGYIQTVSPFAAAIDGWSELLAFATYRDEFNAVTFDGSDGSQTWAADPWVEIGESDGAGAGLVRVTNFLGRDALNVKKDGNGIQRQFDLTGADSAILSFDYAQIGIQSGQSVDLQVSEDGTSWTTLRQFNSITDDSAYVFASFDIGSFISGSTQIRFIGGGGGTPELYIDNVQIAYTTATVTNFVELGVTTTPGIVEETSGQNRGGAQSIAVAPDGSYIVVWTEVKPSGNLSDVFAQRFDATGLKTGAKIRVNVMTADEQQWASAAVDGTGRFVVTWTSNNQDGSGSGVYLRRFNSDGTAIDTVDVLVNSGATTSDQSNSSIAVNSQGDIVVAYQETNGGSSTVFVKQFSMQAAAGISQLPSASIAVDSGTNRINPSVDINSNGDFVVAWQKGNRPYLQRFFSDGTVHGSDLNVNPLNLLGALEQYPVVALHDSGEVSLAYRSEISGFNGIWSKRYHADGSAYGLAIKVGDGSANDTEPSISKDASGNIVIVWQGDDADSSGIYARQYDSNHSAVGDAFLLNTASEIGIQTGASVGMQGLSSFVAVWSGTGVSDANGIFASQFSAAPLQQSATLTPVGDTYIDNSNPAANYGASTSLMVDHSGGSIGDTRSLLQFDLSGIPTGATITGATLKLNATSITGTFNVDVYELTQAWSEGNGIGATDAANWDDRQPGVGWGTAGGSFNPTPVSTLGAGTTGLHSWDITSLVQAWYNGSSVNNGVIIGSTNNGGNTVTYDSSEGTTPPELEILYAVPNAVPVANAGGPYTIDEGQSLSLDASGSSDPHGGSLIYSWDLDDDGVYGESGELSGVNPVVSWATLQSLGVGTAGSHVIRLKVDNGVDVSYASTLLTIQSEVPTANPDSVSTTMSAPVTITALANDIDPWNAGLTILDFSAPANGTVLSNSDGTLQYSPDTAFSGTDTFDYVVTDKRDGLTHFWNLDGGALDAVGSADGVINGGVQSINGAFGSGLLFDEIDDFVEIPDITYSDEFTVSFKFRIDNNDGGDYLYLYSHGDADFSNSLNVMVGESGRPGFAGIMKTVFGDSDDPYELNALNFDASAVIGDGQWHTYALTVDAIQGAWVFLDGTLRAANASAGGDAFDPTGSLFLGAREDLEAARFFGGGLDSVAIFNRSLTPTEVVSLNSDAIATRATSSATITVSVVNQDPTAVIAPVSAINEGQSVLLDGTGSSDPDGSPLTYEWDINYNGTFNADATGSTSTIDWTALNTLGVTNDGTYQVALRVYDGTSYSAVVQRSMSINNVVPLMTSTGSLSVTEGSTTVTTISATDVNDTISYSISGGADAALFSIDSVTGGLSFNLAPDFEGPTDNGLDNVYDVQVQASDGDGGIATQDLNVTVLDANDNPPVIAPGQVFTVSESVAPGTVVGIPTASDPDTATTFSSWTILSGNTGGAFVINSATGELTTATALDYETLSVYQLQIAVSDGTNTSSPETITIHLTDAGENAPVAVDDSYTVDEGSSLTILAIGDWHNVNWNYRQRLAFSDSFLTSSLTSQPVLVKLHASAADAIGIDYSKTQSAGEDLRFYDSAGNLLNHEIDKWDESGYSYVWVNVPTIDPANPGDFIWMYYDNPDAPDGQNATGVWGSEDKAIHHLQILPSDSTANGNNLAHSSIYIAPGIVADAAGFNGSSSIGVISDDASLQNIFSGGGTVSAWINPATWGDAGEGRILDKATSLLNPNGSGWNLKLDQTNGSLRFSYGFSGGAGEWRTATNSIQLGQWQQVAVVYDNTNASNTPDIYINGVQQTLTAIRTPSGTPTSDAGLDLYVGDRFNQTATYSGVVDELRISRQGATAEQILADYRTVTGALVVSAEELSGPGGLMQNDSDADGENMTVTVVNGPAHAANFQWLANGSFLYQHDGSATTSDSFTYYVTDAGGATSAITTVNITINGINDAPTDISLSNSTVVEGTAGAIVGTLSTTDPDPSDSHTYSVDDTRFEVVGGQLKLKAGQGLDFETEPSVLLSITSTDPGGLQISRNFTITVDDTNDNAPVITPGQLFAISESASNGAIVGTVTATDSDASTTFSNWTIVGGNSDGVFTVNSSTGQITIADRTNLDFEATTSYLLTLTVSDGINTSASQSVIVNVTNANDNLPVVTPGQTFTISESAIVGQTIGFVSATDADGTATFSNWMITGGDPDGIFALNASTGKLEVADPSRLDYEVTTSFSLLITVSDGTNTSAAQSVTVNVTDVNDVAPVIDSGQNFSVSEVTSAGASVGFVTASDPDSSTLMAWAITGGNSGNAFAIDASTGEISVNDPAAFDYETNASFSLLITVSDGTNTSAAQDVTVSLLNANDNAPVISAATFNVNEAAGSGTLVGIVTASDADGPTTYTNWQIVSGNTSAVFDMNSSTGAITVNNSTALDFETTPAYTLVITVSDGVNTSLQQSITVNVSNANEAPTAVAGPDQTISEGQSVSLSGVASSDVDGDALVYSWDLNADGIFTDAIGVNPTLSWAQLSALGINDDGTYLITLRVTDPSGSSAVDDLVLQVNNTEPSLTLTASAQAATGSPWTLHVASVDPGSDTVSQWLIDWGDGQTTNASATSGGLLHTFSIPGNFLVTVTPVDEDGTHTASAATISVEVLATAVPANDTWVVDATTGLSLTDPALGVTANDSGVSGSASVQLIDGPSHASSFQLNADGTFSYQVAAGYNGVDSFRYRIIDGVAISAPAVVTLNINQPPALSFLQDVSSIDEGTLLAAPLRIGQFIVNDDGTGTNVVSLTGTDSALFSIDSSHVLYLNAGIVPSFNLTSQLLVTGNVDDSSIAGSPDARISVMVSISNINHQPIATPISNVTVDEDSGRQTTQTSGAFSDPDREDTLQYAVQVVSNPDNAIRSVSIDSATGEVGWFTSDNANGDAVVRVTAMDPSGAVASSQFTIHVTPIDDAPIARSVVRNVWSGVSVFVSPVPALHAAVDVDGQLVSLQILQGPEHGSLSIAPDGTLIYVSASDFVGIDQVLFVSTDGTLDSDVAQLRFWVRASPLLIPSNSGSSLSESLSTNSTPGAETVNSPVSDSASATSGTSSNTGLAQTPSGTQIQQLGNGRGNSSDDDDAALPAFAILVRQAEDIEFDLSSTAEIIANLDSVVDAGSLRGLESTISVRDIRSDWTDSVEFNRVEDGVHVDFFNLMKLTTHSTSVSQQLEQDLSSDSAFVGAISGTVQVVASGLSVGYVIWALRGGMVLTGLLAQMPTWRLIDPLMVFENSETEDDNDSLQSIIRDQEALISEQSKRNDVTESQL